AGAAACACCAATGAACTGCCCTGGGCGGGGCTTAAGACGCTCCCACAGGTCACATGACTTGCTCCTCCAGTAGAACAGTGAGCAGACAGCATTTCTTATTTGCATGGGCTGCATATAAATACGGCTGCGGTGGGAGGAGGAAGCATCATTATTCTCTCTGTTCTAGTGAAGAAGGATTGTGAGTGATCATCATGCCTGATCCCGCCAAGTCTGCACCAGCCCCCAAGAAGGGCTccaagaaagccgtgaccaagacTCAGAAGAAGGACGGCAAGAAGcggaggaagaccaggaaggaaaGCTATGCCATCTACGTGTACAAGGTGCTCAAGCAGGTCCATCCTGACACCGGCATCTCCTCCAAGGCCATGGGCATCATGAACTCctttgtcaacgatatcttcgagcgcatcgcaggggaagcctcccgcctggctcactacaacaagcgctccaccatcacctcccgggagatccagaccgccgtgcgcctgctgctgcctggagagctggccaagcacgccgtgtccgagggcaccaaggccgtcaccaagtacaccagcgccaagtaacctgctccgcctcctgctgtcaccccaaaggctcttctaagagccgCCACATTGTCTATAATAGAGCTGGGGCTTCTCCTGTCTGTATTCCCCGTATTCTCTTCTGTATATGTGGCCGCTATTCTGTCAGTACAGTCTATTGATACTATATATATTCTGCTCCGGGATCGGGTGAGATCAGAGCGACTGCTGCggttctcactgactgcaggatgtatattctcctgtggtggagcggggggcGCTGTAGAGTTCTCCGAAGTTAACCCATTGCCTGATCTGTCTTGTGATCAGTATCTCCTCCACCAGATTCCCCGATTATTTCTTCTATAATCTCCGCGGTCCTGATCGATCACACAGCCTTACTGGAGTGAATTGTTGCGGTAACGCTATAATATGTAGTCTGCACAATCTATAAATCCTAATTTACTGACCGGGGAATCTATTGATCGGTATCGCCGGGGATCGGTAGAGCCCGACTCTACACAGCAGGAAGGACACCACAGTATCAGAGTATTTCTCCGCTCATAGGCAGCATTAATTCTATATAAATCCCGATGGGCCAATGTTCATTTATTAATGCCCCTTTCCACACTCACACATTGGctgatcacaggatgttcagggtTTGAATTTCCCGCTTCCTCCAGACCCGATAACAATGGAGAGATCCCCCTCATTCTCGTGTATGTCACCAATAAAGATCCTAATCCTATGCGCAATGCTCGCACAGCTGCCGTTGGTTATAATCTTTGGAAATTATTTATAGTCATGAATTATAAGAAAGTCTGGTGTAGAGAACCGCACACCGCTCCCACTCATACACCGATCACCCTCCCGCTGTCTCGGTCTCAGCTTGTGAATAAACCGGCCGTGCATGGAAGCCTGAAGGGGAGAGATCAGTGGTGTCCAGGTGCGGTCTGGATGTTCCCAGTGATAATACTGGAGTAGAGTCCTCGCTAAAGAGTTAATGATGATTGAAAGTTGTCACAATCTagcgcttgttttttgcgcaaataaaaaTGATTTTCCAGTTGTCTGGTCACATAGATGGGGGTAACCAGACGCATTTCAGTGGTTTAGATTATCTATTGTAACCAATAATACTAGTAGCCCTGTGATAACTTTTATGCTTCatgataaatgttttattttttgcctctTTCCTCGTTTTATTGGTATTAGTTTTAATGTTCcatcttgattttttttaaatcatattttaattttactttcaGAAGATTCATCCAAAGCTTTTCTATAGTTAACGCTATATTCACACGGACACGCGTTATAGCCAGATcgggaagggttttatcaatgaCGGGCCCGGGAATCTCTCCCCCACTAAGACTTTATCAGGTCTAAATACACGGTGATCGCTGACAGGTAAAATAGATTGTAAAACAACCGCACGGTCAGTGTTCACACTGGGCGATCTTTTCCAGTAATTTAATACATAGAacaataaaataatgtataaaaaataatttccctGCCGCCTCCTTTTCAGGTGAAGGGAGTCAggctgctgggggagggtgcAGGATGTGATCGGTATCAGGTCTGGAATAGGACAGGGACgcggctcctctatatactctgcagggaagACCCCGTATACACCCACCATTGTGATGTCAGCCCCGGAcatagtgtcctctctcctctccgcCTCACTAGAATCCCCCTGATCGGCCCCAACAGTTTCCCCTCCGCCGCCTATTTCTTCCTATTTACAGAAACCAGAGGAATGTAGTCACGTGTACAGGGAAGAGGACGAGACAAAGGGAGAAACGATCAGAAGAAGAGCGGGAATTTCAAAATAGTCAACTACGGTGATCAACCAATGAGCGAACATTCGGGTCTATAACTCCGCCTAGATTTAACCCTTTAGCGTCCTCTATGCACCACTTACGGTCACAGGTGTCGGGAGACTGAAGCCAGCAGCACCGATCACACAGGGGCAATGCAGAGGACACGATCTACATCACTATAGTAACTGAACTCAGCACCGAGAGGGTTAACTGCAAAGAACAATCCCGGGATCCTGCTTATGAGAACaggcggaatatatatatatatatatatatatatgcgcaattTGCTTGGGTGTGAACAGCGCCATTAACATACAGGTGTTATATAGAGTGAAGGCTCATTTGTCCGGATAGCGGGATATAGAAGGGTCTTACCGGGATATTATCAGGAGATTTGCATGTTCTATAACACGGACTCTTTAGGGAGGTAATGAGTGATATGGTGGGGAGGGAAGTAATGTAATCTGGAGAAGATGAATGTAGATTGTAACAGTAACTATAATCACGGAGGAAGATGAGGGCAGTAGTCAGAACATTCAGAGGAGATCCCCCGGAGCAGATAGGAGGGAAATACCGATAGACTGATCAGGTGCAGCGATtatggcaggacagggaaaaacaAACACCGCAACCACAAGAGCAAAACACCGATCACACAACCTCTCAGTAGAGAAGACACAAGGAATTGTAGCCTTTCCATAGAACATGTGGGCGGCTCTGAGAAGAGCCTTTGGGTTGATGTGATGGAGCCGAGTAGAAGCAGAATTAACCTCCGAAGCCGTAGAGAGTGCGGCCCTGTCGCTTGAGGGCGTACACCACGTCCATAGCGGTGACGGTCTTCCTCTTGGCGTGCTCGGTGTAGGTGACGGCGTCACGGATGACGTTTTCCAGGAAGACTTTCAGGACACCGCGAGTCTCTTCATAGATGAGGCCGGAGATGCGCTTCACACCTCCCCTGCGAGCTAGACGGCGGATGGCAGGCTTGGTGATGCCCTGGATGTTATCCCGGAGCACCTTCCTGTGCCGCTTGGCTCCGCCCTTACCGAGACCTTTCCCTCCTTTACCGCGTCCAGACATCTTCTCTATGTAGCGAGTAGACTGCAAGATACTGAGTGCGGCCGAGTCCGGCTTATATGGCACATGGGTGGACCTGAAAGAAAACTGGAACAAAGATGACATCATCCGGGGGGCGTTTCTTTTAACCACATTTACATTCCTGACCCTCCCCCCTTTCCGTTGATTGGCTGAACACGAGACAAGAAGGTTTTGAATTTCCCGCCCATTCCAAAACGTTTGCTGCATTTTTCCGATTCTaaataatcagtttttttttcttaccgcGATTCTCCCCAACATTCTAGAGAAGAGCAGTCGTCATTGTACCGAGCGGGAATGGTGATCGGGCAGGTGTGTGAGCTGTATGTTACACACATGGGAGAGGATCAATAGCAGCACAATAATctgtcaggtgtataatgtgtgtgcggGGAGCAGCAGATGGCAGAACAAATCTTGTGAATGGATCGATCACTCGGGCAGCATTACCAGGTCTACAGGACTGCTCACCCCCGGGCACCAAGACTCTGCACACATTGTACGACATTATATGGAGCCCCGATATGTGCAATGAGAGTGACCGAGAATAATCGTCCGAGAGCCTGATCCCACGTGTTAAtaccataaaaacaaataaacccaTCAATTCTCAGGATGGATAACACCATGTGTACAACCAGTTAACGAAAGAGTTAAATGTACCTCCAAATTTGGGTAAATCAATAACTTCCTTAAATCACATCTATCCATAGAGATCGTCTATTTATCACAGCAGTATAAATCCTTACAGTTACAGTTtatacagatcagatacattGTGTTACAATAGCGACACCTGGTGGTGAGAGCTTTGTATTATACTCTTTACATGTTACCAAATTGTAACAAGTAATATTTCCCAGGTGCTGACACAAGTTACAGAGATACAAATAGATACAACTATGGATGTTGACTAAGACTTACACCCCCTGCTTATTCTATACCAGATATAAGAGCAGCTGAAATTGTTGTGCTGTTATTGTAAGAGTCTGTAAGATGATCAGGAACAAATAAATACATCTGCATTGTGCTTGATAtaacaaaacataataataaagtgatgtaatatagaagagtttGTATATTAGGATGTGGAGTTACAGATTTTCCATCTCCCAGATCCTGAATTATGTGATCTCCTTGTTGGAGTTGTGGGGCAGGAGCTGTGGATTTAtagtgttttgtttagttttttaatttAATCCATAATTACATTAATACCCATAAAATCTAATTATGAATTAAATTATTTAATTGTTCACTATTGATGCATCCACTAGTTATTGATCATTAATACATTGATTAATTATTATGGttgtaaatatttataaattGTATGATCCATGTAAAAGGTGGATATCATGggggatagagatgagcgaacttacagtaaatttgatttgtcacaaacttctcagctcggcggttgctgacttttcctgcataaattagttcagctttccagtgctccggtgggctggaaaaggtggatacagtcctaggaaagagtctcctaggactgtatccaccttttccagcccacgggagcacctgaatgctgaactaatttatgcaggaaaagacatcaactgccgagccgagaagtttgtgacaaatcgaatttactgtaagttcgctcatctctaatgtgggATATTAATGAATTCGTGTTGTGGAAAGTTATTTGTGTAGACTGATTTTTCAGCAGTGTTTTTTGGCGCAAGGTGTTAAAAAAAAGGAGTTACTGGAAGATATTTCATTTGCGCAATAGTTACCAAAGTGTGGTCCAGGTTTACTTAGGTTTTTGACTTTTCAAAGAACTTTGCCCTCAAAATTTGTGACTTTTAGAAAAGACTCTGGTTTCTGAGCTATTCGGTTTGTCACACAATAAAAGCACAAAAAGTGACTGCGCCTGGCAACTTGCTacaaaaggaaacaaaaagaaaatccaaataacttgataaatccccccaccccatgtTCCTTATAATATGATATAATGGCATAATATGATATGTATCATGTTAATCCAGGGATCCCTCTAGTGGTGTAGAGTAATAGTGCAGCAAGTTTTTCTTAGATATCAAGAACAtggaggccgtgattgtgacataatgaccacgcccccttgtgacatcacatcacacccactctattcatgtctatgggaggggacgtgttagcagacacgccccctcccatagatatgaatggaaggGGTGCGGCATGACCATGACATAACCACAACTGCCCCAGGAACCCTGCATTTGTTTAGAAAGTCGGGTGTTGCgggagatcacggaggtcctgctact
The DNA window shown above is from Hyla sarda isolate aHylSar1 unplaced genomic scaffold, aHylSar1.hap1 scaffold_2675, whole genome shotgun sequence and carries:
- the LOC130324861 gene encoding histone H4-like, whose product is MQQTFWNGREIQNLLVSCSANQRKGGRVRNVNVVKRNAPRMMSSLFQFSFRSTHVPYKPDSAALSILQSTRYIEKMSGRGKGGKGLGKGGAKRHRKVLRDNIQGITKPAIRRLARRGGVKRISGLIYEETRGVLKVFLENVIRDAVTYTEHAKRKTVTAMDVVYALKRQGRTLYGFGG
- the LOC130324862 gene encoding histone H2B 1.1, translated to MPDPAKSAPAPKKGSKKAVTKTQKKDGKKRRKTRKESYAIYVYKVLKQVHPDTGISSKAMGIMNSFVNDIFERIAGEASRLAHYNKRSTITSREIQTAVRLLLPGELAKHAVSEGTKAVTKYTSAK